One Williamwhitmania taraxaci genomic region harbors:
- a CDS encoding heavy-metal-associated domain-containing protein, with protein MRFLLVFVFSAIALISFGNPDPTAKTDCVYYSVKVDSKDVKANVEKKMLALQGVTAVEVSVVDSYIQVTYSPSKVTAVIIKEKIEKLGLAPQPLKCKPQSSYCDGDCRGCSAIKSRGRH; from the coding sequence ATGCGATTTTTACTTGTGTTTGTTTTTAGTGCCATTGCTCTTATCTCCTTTGGTAACCCTGATCCTACGGCTAAAACCGATTGTGTTTACTATTCTGTGAAGGTAGATAGTAAGGATGTTAAAGCCAATGTTGAAAAGAAGATGCTTGCTCTTCAAGGTGTAACCGCTGTTGAGGTTAGCGTTGTAGATAGCTACATTCAGGTTACCTATTCTCCTTCGAAGGTAACTGCTGTAATTATTAAGGAAAAGATTGAGAAGTTGGGATTGGCTCCTCAGCCATTGAAGTGTAAGCCTCAATCGTCCTATTGTGATGGCGATTGCAGGGGATGTTCGGCAATTAAATCAAGGGGCCGCCATTGA
- a CDS encoding type II toxin-antitoxin system RelE/ParE family toxin, producing MYTVVILPKAKDDIRQAALWYNEKQPGLGKRFVFQIRQKVEHIRQHPMAFSKRYEDVRLAVMNIFPFTIHYSVDDRVKTVLIIAVMHTSRDPKNWDRRIKE from the coding sequence ATGTATACGGTCGTAATACTACCAAAGGCCAAGGATGATATTCGACAGGCTGCACTTTGGTATAACGAAAAACAACCGGGACTTGGAAAAAGGTTTGTGTTTCAAATTCGCCAAAAGGTTGAGCATATTCGCCAACACCCCATGGCTTTCAGCAAACGTTACGAGGATGTCAGACTGGCGGTAATGAACATCTTTCCTTTTACTATTCACTATTCCGTTGACGATCGAGTTAAAACAGTGCTTATTATTGCCGTGATGCATACTAGTCGCGATCCTAAAAATTGGGATAGACGCATTAAGGAGTAA
- the odhB gene encoding 2-oxoglutarate dehydrogenase complex dihydrolipoyllysine-residue succinyltransferase — MVIEIKIPSPGESITEVEIANWLVEDGAAVEKDQEVAEVESDKATLPLLAAESGKIKILAKANTPIKVGSVACTIDSEATGSATKVEAPAAKSAATPSAKQPDAAKPIVEQKAQPITSSTDDKVKVSPLAKQMMEEEGLSVDDIINGLKRIGRHEVELAKAGISQAGGVVPAMPTEALRSEDRNRMSSLRRKLAQRLVTVKNETAMLTTFNEVDMTCVMDLRKTYGKEFQEKHGVKVGFMSFFTKAVVEALKQHPSVNSILDGEEIITPHYYDIAIAVQTPKGLMVPVIRNAETLSLAGIERRIGELAEKARTGKITLDEMTGGTFTITNGGTYGSMMSTPILNPPQSGILGMHNIVDRPMAIDGKVEIRPMMYIALSYDHRVIDGKDSVGFLVKVKQMLENPELMLLGGGNPDRLLLGI, encoded by the coding sequence ATGGTTATAGAAATAAAAATCCCCAGCCCGGGCGAAAGCATTACCGAAGTGGAAATTGCCAACTGGTTAGTTGAAGATGGTGCTGCGGTTGAAAAAGATCAAGAAGTTGCCGAGGTAGAGAGCGACAAGGCTACCCTACCGTTGCTTGCGGCAGAGAGTGGCAAAATAAAGATTCTTGCCAAGGCTAATACACCTATCAAGGTTGGTAGCGTTGCCTGCACCATCGATAGCGAAGCCACCGGTAGCGCCACAAAAGTTGAAGCACCAGCTGCAAAGAGTGCCGCTACTCCTTCAGCAAAACAACCTGATGCAGCCAAGCCTATTGTTGAGCAAAAGGCTCAGCCCATCACCTCCTCAACCGACGACAAGGTAAAGGTATCGCCTCTTGCCAAGCAGATGATGGAGGAGGAAGGATTGTCGGTGGACGATATCATCAACGGGTTAAAGCGCATAGGAAGGCACGAGGTAGAACTTGCTAAGGCAGGTATAAGCCAAGCTGGCGGAGTTGTTCCGGCAATGCCCACCGAAGCACTTCGCTCCGAGGATAGGAATAGGATGAGCTCCCTGCGCCGTAAGCTGGCACAGCGCTTGGTGACAGTAAAGAATGAAACGGCCATGCTTACCACCTTCAACGAGGTGGACATGACCTGTGTAATGGATCTACGCAAAACCTACGGCAAGGAGTTCCAAGAGAAGCACGGGGTAAAGGTGGGATTTATGTCGTTCTTCACCAAGGCCGTGGTGGAGGCGCTTAAGCAGCATCCCTCGGTAAACTCCATCCTCGATGGCGAGGAGATAATCACCCCACACTACTACGATATTGCCATTGCAGTACAAACCCCTAAGGGGCTAATGGTTCCCGTAATCCGAAATGCCGAAACGCTTTCGCTTGCTGGCATTGAGCGTAGAATTGGTGAGTTGGCCGAAAAAGCCCGAACGGGAAAAATAACGCTCGACGAAATGACCGGTGGCACCTTTACCATAACCAACGGAGGCACCTATGGCTCCATGATGAGCACCCCAATTCTTAATCCACCTCAATCGGGAATACTGGGAATGCACAACATTGTGGATAGGCCAATGGCCATAGACGGAAAAGTGGAAATTCGCCCCATGATGTATATTGCCCTCAGCTACGATCACCGGGTTATTGACGGCAAGGATTCCGTGGGTTTCCTCGTTAAGGTAAAACAGATGCTCGAAAACCCTGAACTGATGCTGCTGGGCGGTGGCAATCCCGATCGGTTGCTGTTGGGCATTTAG
- a CDS encoding 2-oxoglutarate dehydrogenase E1 component, with amino-acid sequence MDKFSFVGNSEIEAIDELYLRYLKDPQSIDESWRTFFKGYELARTTYGEQTSGIVDNEFKVVTLIEDYRKRGHLFTQTNPVRTRRTYTPTLDLENYKLSEADLNTVFQAGKGIGIGPATLQTIIDHLQQTYCASIGVEYSYIRRPEAVEWLRAKMENSKNLSIYTPEEQKHIYWHLTHAVGFEQFIHKKFVGQKRFSLEGAESLVPALDAVIEHGANLGIEEFIIGMPHRGRLNILTNIMRKPAERIFAEFMGERYDGNVTLGDVKYHLGFNSTITTDNGKKVALSLLPNPSHLETVGPVAEGVSRALIDNRYKGDFNKLAPIIIHGDAAVAAQGVVYETLQMSQLNGYKTGGTIHLVVNNQVGFTTNYLDARSSTYCTDIAKVTQSPIFHVNGDDAEALVHTIKMAVEYRQTFHTDVFIDILCYRRYGHNEGDEPRFTQPILYDAIAKHPNPRDLYAIDLAASGSMSKEEAKQMQQEFDKELDEKLDLAKTFQKVSIRRFFAEEWKSMRHSRPEDFHSSPITAVPAETLKQLFTKFNTLPEGKSFFKKLKKLLDDRTQMMESGKLDWALGELLAYASLAIEGHPVRLSGQDSERGTFSHRHSVYNIEDSDEKYYPLQNLDKNQAPVTVYNSHLSEYGVLGFDYGYALATPNGLTIWEAQFGDFFNVAQVIIDQYISSAEDKWALLNGLTLLLPHGYEGQGPEHSSARIERFLTLCAHNNMQIVIPTTPANLFHMHRRQVKREFTLPLIVFTPKSLLRHPKCVSSLSDMSSGAFQEVIDDHNTEPDTVLRVVLCSGKIYYDLLERKEQFDAKDIALIRVEQLYPFPAQQINKVLNRYKHAIKYLWVQEEPENMGAWNFIKNNLPELDLEQITRQASGSPAIGLNKLHILEQTEIIDKVFRKCDCDLKNKYCGLQCKVGSARKNVKVDRDVLFGEK; translated from the coding sequence ATGGATAAATTTTCATTTGTTGGGAATTCTGAAATTGAAGCCATTGACGAACTATATCTTCGCTACCTGAAGGATCCGCAGAGTATAGATGAGAGTTGGAGGACATTCTTTAAGGGCTACGAGTTGGCACGAACTACCTACGGCGAACAAACCTCTGGAATAGTCGACAACGAGTTTAAGGTTGTAACCCTAATTGAAGATTACCGCAAACGCGGCCACCTCTTCACCCAAACAAACCCGGTAAGAACACGCCGCACCTACACACCTACCCTTGATCTGGAGAACTACAAGTTGTCCGAGGCCGACCTCAACACCGTCTTTCAAGCGGGCAAGGGCATTGGCATTGGACCAGCAACCCTGCAGACTATTATTGATCATTTGCAGCAAACCTACTGCGCCTCAATTGGTGTAGAGTATTCTTATATCCGAAGACCAGAGGCCGTGGAGTGGCTCCGAGCAAAGATGGAGAACTCTAAGAACTTATCCATATACACCCCCGAAGAGCAAAAGCACATCTACTGGCACCTCACTCACGCCGTAGGGTTCGAGCAGTTCATTCACAAGAAGTTTGTTGGACAGAAAAGATTCTCTCTCGAAGGTGCAGAATCACTCGTTCCGGCCCTCGATGCGGTTATTGAGCATGGAGCCAACCTTGGAATCGAAGAGTTCATTATTGGCATGCCCCACCGTGGCAGGCTCAACATCCTTACAAACATAATGCGTAAGCCGGCTGAGAGAATATTTGCCGAGTTTATGGGCGAACGCTACGACGGAAACGTAACTCTTGGCGACGTTAAATACCACCTCGGATTCAATAGTACCATTACCACCGACAATGGAAAAAAAGTTGCGCTAAGCCTCTTGCCCAACCCGTCTCACCTCGAAACGGTTGGTCCAGTTGCCGAAGGTGTTTCACGAGCCCTTATCGATAACCGATACAAAGGCGATTTCAATAAACTTGCCCCAATAATTATTCATGGAGATGCAGCAGTTGCCGCTCAAGGGGTAGTTTACGAAACCCTTCAGATGAGCCAGCTGAATGGCTACAAAACCGGTGGAACAATTCATCTGGTGGTTAATAATCAGGTGGGGTTTACCACCAATTACCTCGATGCCCGAAGCAGCACATACTGCACCGATATTGCCAAAGTAACCCAATCGCCAATTTTTCACGTGAACGGTGACGATGCAGAGGCTTTGGTCCATACCATAAAAATGGCCGTTGAGTATAGGCAAACCTTCCACACCGATGTGTTTATCGACATTCTGTGCTACCGCAGATACGGGCATAACGAGGGTGATGAGCCCCGTTTTACCCAGCCCATCCTTTACGATGCCATTGCAAAACATCCTAACCCACGCGACCTTTACGCCATCGATCTCGCAGCTAGCGGAAGCATGTCGAAAGAGGAGGCAAAGCAGATGCAGCAAGAGTTCGACAAGGAGCTCGACGAGAAGCTGGATTTAGCAAAAACATTTCAAAAGGTATCTATTCGAAGATTCTTTGCCGAAGAGTGGAAGAGTATGCGTCACTCACGACCTGAAGATTTCCATAGTTCCCCAATTACTGCGGTTCCTGCCGAAACGCTAAAGCAACTATTTACCAAATTCAACACCCTACCCGAAGGAAAATCGTTCTTCAAAAAGTTAAAAAAGCTGCTCGACGATAGAACGCAGATGATGGAATCGGGAAAGCTCGACTGGGCGCTTGGCGAGCTCTTGGCATACGCCTCCTTAGCCATCGAAGGGCATCCAGTAAGGCTTAGCGGACAAGATTCCGAGCGAGGAACCTTCTCGCATCGGCACTCGGTTTACAACATTGAAGACTCCGATGAAAAGTATTACCCACTTCAAAACCTCGATAAGAATCAAGCCCCGGTTACAGTATATAATTCCCACCTCTCCGAGTATGGCGTTTTGGGATTCGACTACGGTTATGCTCTTGCAACGCCCAATGGTCTAACCATATGGGAAGCCCAGTTTGGCGATTTTTTCAATGTGGCTCAGGTGATCATCGATCAGTATATCAGCTCCGCAGAGGATAAGTGGGCCCTGCTCAATGGCCTTACCCTGCTTCTACCCCATGGTTACGAAGGTCAAGGACCCGAACACTCCAGCGCACGGATAGAGCGATTCCTAACTCTTTGCGCCCACAACAACATGCAGATAGTTATACCTACCACGCCAGCAAACCTGTTTCACATGCATAGGAGGCAGGTAAAGCGTGAATTTACCCTCCCGCTAATAGTATTTACCCCAAAGAGCTTGCTTCGCCACCCCAAGTGCGTATCATCGCTCAGCGATATGAGCAGCGGAGCATTCCAAGAGGTGATAGACGATCATAACACCGAGCCCGATACGGTGCTTCGTGTAGTACTCTGTTCAGGCAAGATATACTACGACCTGCTCGAACGCAAGGAACAATTCGATGCAAAGGATATTGCGCTAATCAGAGTGGAACAGCTTTACCCCTTCCCTGCCCAACAGATTAATAAAGTGCTCAATCGTTACAAGCACGCCATTAAATATCTTTGGGTGCAGGAAGAACCAGAAAACATGGGTGCTTGGAACTTTATCAAGAACAACCTTCCCGAACTGGATTTGGAGCAGATTACACGCCAAGCAAGCGGTAGCCCCGCTATTGGACTCAACAAATTGCACATACTAGAACAAACCGAGATCATCGACAAGGTATTTCGTAAGTGCGATTGCGATCTGAAGAACAAGTATTGCGGCCTACAGTGTAAAGTTGGTAGTGCACGAAAAAATGTGAAGGTAGATAGAGACGTGTTGTTTGGAGAGAAGTAG
- a CDS encoding TonB-dependent receptor, giving the protein MEREIQSTKSKALNINLDKTIYGTLAEIGGGQEVARAFFQAGGASGTIAKSISAYNKTFSDHLYNEGKPDRYVSEERLHKMLHYEYDELINLLRHQHDSETRFFAFANTVETINFAKTNDSHGWLGVKFEMQERGKASEVVIHVNLKENDTLLQQYTLGTLGVNLIWACFHCIESPNTFLQSLMDNLDTDRIEVTMVRMCGPDLAWVDNRLLGVQLVKNGMTNATIFDRNGEVRQPSDMLYKKNVLAIRGRFRPISYLGLDMLKTSYSIFKSDPEYSRDSTIALCEITLNNLLHEGEIDERDFLDRVNLLNAMGQNVMISNFREYYKLVSYFSAFKIKKLRIVIGIPTFRKVFDKQYYQNLKGGILEAFGRLFPANTKLYIYPELEKETGKCIHSEDLVLPPDIAPLYQYLKANRKVLEIMGANKSRLHIQPHDLIEKIKNNDAEWESMVPNFACEMIKQRKLFGYGNNNLQNENMQ; this is encoded by the coding sequence ATGGAACGGGAAATACAAAGTACTAAGAGCAAGGCGCTCAACATAAATCTCGACAAAACCATATATGGAACCCTTGCCGAAATTGGCGGAGGACAAGAGGTGGCACGCGCCTTCTTCCAAGCAGGAGGGGCATCCGGCACTATTGCCAAGAGTATTTCGGCCTACAACAAAACCTTTTCCGATCATCTCTATAACGAAGGAAAACCCGATCGTTACGTTTCGGAGGAGCGACTCCACAAGATGCTCCACTACGAGTACGACGAACTCATAAACTTGCTAAGACACCAGCACGATAGCGAAACCCGTTTCTTTGCCTTTGCCAACACCGTTGAAACTATCAATTTTGCCAAGACCAACGATAGCCATGGATGGCTGGGTGTGAAATTTGAGATGCAGGAGCGTGGAAAGGCCAGCGAGGTGGTGATTCACGTCAACCTCAAAGAAAACGACACGCTACTGCAACAGTATACGCTTGGAACGCTTGGAGTAAATCTAATTTGGGCCTGCTTTCACTGCATCGAAAGCCCAAATACTTTTCTTCAAAGTCTAATGGACAACCTCGACACCGACCGTATTGAGGTAACCATGGTGCGCATGTGCGGCCCCGATTTGGCTTGGGTCGACAATCGCCTTCTTGGCGTGCAGCTGGTTAAGAATGGAATGACCAACGCCACCATCTTCGATAGGAATGGGGAGGTTCGCCAACCATCGGACATGCTCTACAAGAAAAATGTGCTGGCCATTCGAGGCAGGTTTCGCCCCATCTCCTACTTGGGCTTGGATATGCTGAAAACCAGCTACTCCATTTTCAAAAGCGATCCCGAATACTCCCGCGACAGCACTATTGCCCTGTGCGAGATTACCCTCAACAACCTCCTACATGAGGGAGAAATTGATGAGCGCGATTTCCTCGACCGTGTGAATCTGCTCAACGCCATGGGCCAGAACGTAATGATTTCCAACTTCCGTGAATACTATAAGTTGGTTAGCTATTTCTCGGCCTTTAAAATAAAGAAGCTGCGTATAGTGATTGGAATACCCACCTTTCGTAAGGTCTTTGATAAGCAATACTACCAGAACCTGAAAGGAGGTATACTGGAAGCGTTTGGCCGGTTATTCCCAGCGAATACAAAACTCTATATCTATCCTGAACTAGAGAAAGAAACGGGAAAGTGTATCCATTCCGAAGACCTAGTGCTACCGCCCGACATCGCTCCGCTTTACCAATACCTCAAGGCAAACCGAAAGGTACTAGAAATAATGGGCGCCAACAAAAGCCGCTTGCACATACAACCGCACGATTTAATTGAAAAAATAAAAAACAACGATGCCGAATGGGAATCAATGGTTCCAAACTTTGCCTGCGAAATGATTAAGCAAAGAAAGCTGTTTGGCTACGGCAATAATAATCTTCAAAACGAGAACATGCAATAA